One Plasmodium malariae genome assembly, chromosome: 3 genomic window, ACGATAGTAATTCTACATTGCAGGAcgaagatatatataaaaatgatcaTGGTTGTAAATACGAAATAGGAGAATCAAGAAAAAGCTTTTTAAGTATAGGAGAATTGTATAAATTAgatcgaaaaaaaaagtccTCATTACTTAGTAGAATGGATAAATTTTgcgaaaaatatatctttaatcAGTTAGATTCCATATATAAAGTTAAGGATAATaagtttattaataaaatgactGCAAACAAaaagatatttaaaaaggtaGTTTTAGCAGTAATTCCACCTTGTTTAGCTATGGGTGCTGGATTAATAATAGTTACAGTATtaagttatttattttgtagtACTTTATTGACCAGTTTGTCATCATCTTCATTACTAATTGTACTTCCCGCATTAATAGCATGTATGCCAATCTTATCTATAATGTGTATTGCTTATATTTTCagaaaatttatgaaatatgaaaaaatctATGAAAATAAACCAAAACTTACTCAAAAATTGTTAAACCTTTTGtttggaaaaaattttaatatggCATCAGAGAACATGTAGTATTGTTTAAAATAACACGCTAATATAGGAAATATGAATACAATTATTTAGTATATATGACGTCATCTACttatacatgaatatatgcatataaattataaatatgtatattcttAATTCCTAATGAAAGTGatcgttttaattttttaatttgtgttttaaagaattgtttgaatataatttattatattggaataatatatatatgtgtatttatgtatactagcatatataatatatgcatgttccataaaattcatataaaaatgggAAGTTTCTAATAATTCGTTGAGTTaattagaaaatttataatgttaTCTATGAAAAGTACAactataatatttcatttcattttatttacatttatttgaCCAACATGATTATTTCGTTAACTAGTTAATAAATTGTATGATTTTCCTTAAGTTAATTGtaaatatctttttctatatattataaaaacaaataagtgtaattattttt contains:
- the PmUG01_03036100 gene encoding Plasmodium exported protein, unknown function, which codes for MKENIKSLIFNKTFAFLLFIWMSYDINNVRGVISLDKQHGYITLRSNRLLLEPSLDLGSIEYLNYDDSNSTLQDEDIYKNDHGCKYEIGESRKSFLSIGELYKLDRKKKSSLLSRMDKFCEKYIFNQLDSIYKVKDNKFINKMTANKKIFKKVVLAVIPPCLAMGAGLIIVTVLSYLFCSTLLTSLSSSSLLIVLPALIACMPILSIMCIAYIFRKFMKYEKIYENKPKLTQKLLNLLFGKNFNMASENM